One Asticcacaulis sp. MM231 DNA segment encodes these proteins:
- a CDS encoding 6-phospho-beta-glucosidase: MTKPTNGLNGKVSLIGGGGIRTPLVIFGINDIAQNLGIREMALYDPDENRVQLMAALGRAIVAREGGTLKITVADKIEAAVEGCDYIMNSIRVGGITSRAADELAAIKNNYPGQETTGPAGAAMALRTVPVVLEQARIVEKYAPEGWIVSFTNPAGLITQALSTHTNAKVVGICDTPTELMHHIARALGARHDEVHCEYIGLNHLGWIRKIRLRGEDITAQVLADDALLASFYHVPLFDGDMIRQLGLIPTEYLYFYYNRRKALDKQKMHGGSRGAEVEKLNESLLKALDAELRAGSNQDAIATYAAYLNRRSGSYMRLEAKGGSAFDAEATFDEDPFRVASGYHKIAMDVITALSSEAPSRIIVNTRNNGTLSDLAAADIIETPCQVSRNSIIPEPLGRLPDEVKGLVHAVKAYERAAIKSAMTAADHQDNALSHPLARLIARKAFLLHPAIGDWEASDPLLHDLLDPTCIHC, translated from the coding sequence ATGACCAAACCTACGAACGGGCTTAACGGCAAAGTATCCCTGATTGGTGGAGGCGGCATTCGAACACCTCTTGTTATTTTCGGCATTAATGACATTGCCCAAAACCTGGGTATCCGGGAAATGGCGCTTTATGATCCCGACGAAAACCGGGTTCAGCTCATGGCGGCTCTGGGGCGGGCTATCGTCGCCCGCGAAGGGGGCACACTCAAGATCACTGTCGCCGACAAGATAGAGGCCGCTGTCGAGGGTTGCGACTACATCATGAATTCCATCCGTGTAGGCGGCATCACGTCGCGTGCCGCGGACGAACTGGCGGCGATTAAAAACAATTATCCGGGCCAGGAAACCACCGGCCCCGCCGGCGCGGCGATGGCACTGCGGACCGTGCCCGTTGTTCTCGAACAAGCGCGTATTGTTGAAAAATATGCCCCTGAAGGCTGGATAGTCTCCTTCACCAATCCGGCCGGACTCATCACTCAGGCCTTGTCCACCCATACGAACGCCAAGGTCGTTGGCATATGCGACACGCCGACAGAACTGATGCATCACATTGCCAGGGCCTTGGGCGCCCGCCATGATGAGGTGCATTGCGAATATATAGGCCTCAATCATCTCGGTTGGATTCGCAAAATCCGCCTGCGCGGCGAGGACATCACCGCCCAGGTTCTGGCGGATGATGCGCTTCTGGCCAGTTTTTATCATGTCCCCTTATTTGACGGCGATATGATACGCCAGTTGGGCCTCATCCCGACAGAGTACCTTTATTTCTATTATAATCGTCGCAAGGCGCTGGATAAGCAAAAGATGCATGGTGGAAGCCGCGGTGCCGAGGTTGAAAAACTCAATGAATCGCTACTGAAAGCCCTGGATGCAGAACTGCGCGCCGGCTCCAATCAAGACGCGATCGCCACCTATGCCGCCTATCTCAACCGACGGTCAGGATCTTACATGCGCCTCGAAGCCAAGGGCGGCTCGGCTTTTGACGCTGAGGCAACCTTTGATGAAGATCCCTTCCGTGTTGCCAGCGGATACCATAAGATAGCGATGGATGTGATTACAGCGCTGAGCTCTGAGGCGCCTTCTCGCATCATAGTCAACACGCGCAATAATGGCACCTTGAGCGATCTAGCCGCTGCTGACATTATCGAAACCCCCTGTCAGGTGAGCCGAAACTCTATCATCCCAGAACCGCTGGGTCGTTTGCCGGACGAGGTCAAAGGTTTGGTCCATGCCGTCAAAGCCTATGAGCGGGCAGCCATTAAATCAGCCATGACAGCCGCCGACCATCAAGACAACGCCCTTTCCCATCCTCTGGCCAGGCTGATCGCTCGCAAAGCCTTCCTGCTGCACCCGGCGATTGGCGATTGGGAAGCCTCTGATCCCCTTTTGCATGACCTTTTGGATCCGACCTGCATCCACTGTTAG
- a CDS encoding carbohydrate kinase family protein has translation MKALDVTVVGEIYLDHVFSGFARWPRPGEEVLTDAYTKELGGGAATTACGLARIGRSVSLMGLMGSSDTQWIYNRLNTFGVLHDSLLAMEGATGVTVSVSTLQDRSFFTHTGLNRDLGAHLMSDQAVGHMTRARHVHFSMPLSREVAEHMLPRLKSANCTTSLDVGYQPEWLGDPVNAATLREIDHFLPNEKEAELLCGQASEDSYFSRTKALGLRATTLKLGARGAMTEYAGQRYHAHPPIVKAIDTTGAGDAFNVGFIDGLLDDCTPLVRLQRACISGALSTQSAGALNGLPPLSMYRSFYDQTYERA, from the coding sequence ATGAAAGCGCTGGATGTAACGGTTGTAGGCGAAATCTATCTCGACCATGTGTTCAGCGGGTTCGCCCGCTGGCCTCGCCCGGGTGAAGAGGTGCTGACAGACGCCTACACCAAGGAACTCGGTGGCGGCGCGGCTACGACCGCCTGCGGTCTGGCCCGGATCGGCCGCTCCGTCTCCCTGATGGGCCTTATGGGTAGCAGCGACACACAGTGGATTTATAACCGACTGAACACATTCGGCGTACTCCATGACAGCCTGCTTGCGATGGAGGGCGCCACAGGCGTGACCGTGAGTGTATCGACCCTTCAGGATCGTAGTTTCTTTACCCACACAGGCCTGAACCGCGACCTCGGGGCACACTTGATGTCTGATCAGGCCGTGGGGCATATGACACGTGCGCGTCATGTCCATTTTTCCATGCCTCTGAGCCGTGAGGTGGCTGAACACATGTTGCCACGCCTAAAATCGGCGAACTGCACCACGTCACTGGACGTGGGCTATCAACCTGAGTGGCTGGGCGATCCGGTGAACGCCGCCACACTGCGCGAGATAGATCATTTCCTGCCTAACGAGAAAGAAGCCGAGCTGTTGTGTGGTCAGGCCAGCGAAGACAGCTACTTCAGCCGCACAAAAGCCTTAGGCCTGAGGGCCACCACATTAAAACTGGGAGCACGCGGCGCTATGACGGAATACGCCGGCCAACGCTATCATGCGCACCCGCCCATCGTTAAGGCCATCGACACCACGGGGGCGGGCGACGCGTTCAATGTCGGTTTTATTGACGGACTTCTGGACGACTGTACGCCCCTTGTCCGCCTGCAGCGCGCTTGCATAAGCGGCGCCCTATCCACGCAATCCGCAGGCGCCCTGAACGGGTTGCCGCCACTTTCTATGTACAGGAGTTTTTATGACCAAACCTACGAACGGGCTTAA
- a CDS encoding amino acid permease, with product MAAPPPVIPADITVAATLKPRRELGFWGALSANMLNMVGIGPFITIPLALGAMGGPQALIGWILGAVISLSDGFVWAELGAAMPHSGGSYQYLRRLFDEKKLGNMFGFLFLWQSLMNGPLNVAAGAVGFVSYLSYLFPQLKATTLTLCAAALCLLNTWLLYRNIRKIQIISLITTAIVVVSLLWIIFAGMTHFDARIAFDFPPGAFNMTTGFLMGLGSTTLIAVYDYGGYSNVCMLAGEVKQPRKVIPRSILWAIVLIALLYCGLNLSILGVVPWREAMVSKAVVADFMAHLYGRTGGIIVAILIMIAGWGSAYVVLLGYSRIPYAAALEGKFFKIFAAVHPKGHFPTVSLVVMGVASAIACFLSLNALISVLIVVQTLFQYSFQCLAVILRRKQLQEQFQQDYHLSGTGTDAKPYKMPLFPIPALISLAGWIYIVTTSKLIYIFMGMGLFAIGAAIFLGLAFHQKDWPFEAKS from the coding sequence ATGGCAGCCCCTCCCCCCGTCATCCCCGCCGACATCACGGTGGCGGCTACGTTAAAGCCACGCCGCGAATTGGGATTCTGGGGCGCCCTGTCAGCCAATATGCTCAACATGGTGGGTATTGGTCCCTTCATTACGATCCCCCTCGCCTTGGGAGCCATGGGTGGACCACAAGCCCTGATCGGCTGGATTCTGGGCGCTGTCATATCCCTTAGCGATGGTTTTGTGTGGGCCGAGCTTGGCGCCGCCATGCCGCATTCAGGCGGCTCCTATCAATATTTGCGTCGCCTGTTTGACGAAAAAAAGCTCGGCAACATGTTCGGCTTTTTGTTCTTGTGGCAATCTCTCATGAATGGCCCGCTTAATGTTGCCGCTGGCGCCGTCGGCTTTGTGAGTTATCTCAGTTATCTTTTTCCGCAGCTTAAGGCCACGACCCTGACGCTGTGCGCAGCCGCTCTTTGCCTTTTGAACACATGGCTCCTGTATCGCAACATCCGTAAGATACAGATCATTTCTCTCATCACGACCGCCATCGTGGTCGTTTCCTTGCTATGGATCATCTTCGCCGGCATGACCCATTTCGATGCCCGCATCGCCTTTGATTTTCCGCCCGGCGCCTTCAACATGACCACGGGCTTCCTCATGGGATTGGGTTCGACAACCTTGATCGCGGTCTATGATTACGGCGGATACAGCAATGTGTGTATGCTGGCCGGTGAAGTCAAACAGCCCCGCAAGGTTATTCCGCGATCAATCCTCTGGGCCATCGTCCTGATCGCCTTACTGTATTGTGGCCTGAACCTGTCCATCCTGGGTGTCGTACCCTGGCGCGAAGCCATGGTGTCGAAGGCGGTCGTGGCGGACTTCATGGCCCACCTCTACGGCCGCACCGGCGGCATTATTGTCGCCATCTTGATCATGATCGCGGGATGGGGCTCGGCCTATGTCGTTTTGCTGGGGTATTCACGCATTCCGTATGCCGCCGCGCTTGAAGGAAAATTTTTCAAAATCTTTGCGGCCGTGCATCCCAAGGGCCACTTCCCAACGGTCTCTTTGGTTGTCATGGGTGTTGCCTCAGCGATCGCCTGCTTTCTGTCCCTGAACGCCCTCATTTCGGTTCTTATCGTGGTCCAGACTCTCTTTCAGTATAGTTTCCAGTGCCTGGCCGTCATTCTACGGCGCAAGCAGCTACAGGAGCAATTCCAACAGGATTACCACCTGAGTGGAACCGGCACGGATGCCAAACCCTACAAGATGCCACTCTTCCCGATACCGGCTTTGATCTCACTTGCGGGCTGGATCTATATCGTCACGACCTCCAAGCTGATCTATATCTTTATGGGCATGGGCTTGTTTGCCATCGGCGCAGCGATTTTCCTCGGCTTGGCTTTCCATCAGAAAGACTGGCCCTTTGAGGCAAAGTCATGA